The Methanobacterium alcaliphilum genome segment AAAGCATTATTGGGTTTCTAAAATGGATTTTGCTGCCATTGATTATCTAGGGCGCCCTATTGAGAATCCTACTGTTCAAATAGACGTGGAAAGCGGTGAAAGATTTGGTATAAGTTACCTGGAAGAAAATGAGGAGGAGGGATGTCCCATCATTCTTCACTGCAGTCCTACTGGCAGTATTGAACGGGTTATCTGCAGTTTACTTGAGAAAACGGCTGTGGAACTTAATGAAAAACCACCAATGCTCCCGATATGGTTATCTCCTACTCAAGTTAGATTCTTACCTATTGCTGAGAGACATATGGAATATTCTCTGAATCTGGCGGATCAACTTAAAGAGCAGAACATCAGGGTAGATGTTGATGATCGACCTGAAACTGTTGGTAAAAAAATACGTAATGCTGCTCAGGATTGGGTTCCATATGTGGTCGTTATTGGTGATAACGAGCTTGAAAGCAGTGATTTAACTGTTAATATTCGAGAAACTAAGGCTAAAGAAAGCATGACTATACAATCATTGATAGAAAGAGTTCAAGAAGATAACAACTCCATGCCATTTAGAGGATTGCCTTTACCTGTTAAAATTTCCCAAAGAATTAATTTCTAAGGGTCATTTTTTTATTTTTATAAAGTGCTGTTTGAAAGAGTTTTTATTAATTTCACTCAGATATTCAATTTTTAATTTTATTATAACTTATAAGTTATAACTTATACTAATGAAAAGAGTTATAACTTATAACTAATATTAATTATTAACAAAAAGTAACATAGGGAGGTTTTAGAATGGGTGAAGTTATTTCAATAATTAATCAGAAGGGAGGCTGCGGTAAAACCACTACTGCTGTAAATTTATCTACTGCTCTAGCATTATTGGACAAAAAAGTCCTTATAATTGATTTAGATCCTCAGGGGAATGCCACCACTGGTTTTGGAGTTCAAAAATCTGATTTGGATTTTACCATTTATTCAGTCTTAAGTGGACAAAATGACATGCAGGAAGTGATTATTCCTACCATGGTGGAAGGTCTATTCCTGGTTCCATGCAATATTTCATTAAGTGGAGCAGAAGTGGAACTAAGTAGGGAAATAGGATACCACTCTATTCTGGAAGAAGCAGTCAATGAGGTTAAAGAATTTTATGATTATATAATTATTGACGTGCCTCCTTCTTTAGGTATTCTTACATTAAATGCCCTGGTAGCATCAGATAGTGTTATAATACCAATACAGGCAGAATATTATGCTTTAGAGGGCATGGCGGACTTATTAAAAACTATGAATTTGGTTGATGAAAGACTTCAGAGTCCTTCTCCTATTAAAGGTATTTTAATGACTCTGTATGATTCCCGCACCCGTTTGGGCAGGGACGTCCACACCGAAGTTAAAAAATTCTTTGGTGATAAAGAACATATCTTCAAAACAACCATTCCCCGTAATGTGCGTTTGGCAGAGGCACCCAGCTATGGTAAACCATGTATACTATATGATCAAGAGAGCACTGGTACCATTGCTTATATTAAATTGGCACAGGAGCTGGTAAAAATGGAGGAGGAATAAATGACTAAAAAGAAATCCTCCCAATCAAAAAGCTTGGGCTTGGGCATGGGACTGGATGCTCTTATAAAATCCAAGACCAAACCTGCTTCAAAAACTCCAAAAACTGTTGAAGAAAAACCAGAAAAAAAGCCGGCTCCCAAAAAATCGAAACCAAAAACTAAGAATAAAGCCGCGAAAAAAGAGAAAGCTCGCCCTAATAAACCTTCTAAAACTCAAGTTTCTGCAGATGATGAGATGTTAGGTGCTGTTTCAAAAACTGTAAAAAATAACCCAAGGATTACTTTATGGTCCGCCCAATCTGCTGCGGTCTTAAGATATCTCAAAAAAACACAACCCGAGTTTAGTATAAGTAACGAAGCATCAAAACTCATTGATGAGGCTGTAAAAGAGAAATATCCGGAGATATGGGATCTTTTCAACGACCTCTAATTATAACTTATAACTTATAAGTTACAACTTATAATTCTTTTTTAGTAATTATCCAGTGCCATTTGGTAAGTACCTTTCAGTTTAATGAAAGGTTCAGCTCTACTTACAACTACTCCCACTTTTTTTAAATCCGCTAATTTTTGAAATGGACGTTTTTTCCTTATAGCAATAATTCTTTTTGCCGAAACAGCCCCAATTCCCGGCACCCTGAGAAGATCTTTGTAGGATGCTTGATTAATTTCCAGAGGGAAAATATCCATATTTAAAGCAGCAGTGTATTTAGGGTCCTGATCCATATTTAAAAGTCCGCTGTCGTCAAAAACAAGTTCATCTATTTTAAAATTATATGAATTAATAAGCGCATCGGCCTGGTACAACCTTCCTGATCTTTGAGGATGGGGTTCATCTAGATTTTCAAGGGGGGTCTCTTGCAGCGGTTGGAATGAACTGAAATATGTTCTCTTAACATTGAGATTTTTATATAACCACTTAACTCTATTTAGAATATCTTCATCAGTTTCATCAGTAGCCCCAATAATCATTTGTGTTGTTTGTCCGGAGGGAGCATATTTAGGATTTTTAGAGTGTATGCGGTTGATCCACTTTAGTCTTCTTAAAATATCTTTTTGATAGTCCTTGGTGGTAGTAAGTTCACTTAACCCCTCAGGAGTAGCAGTTTCAATATTCACACTAACTCTATTTGCTAGACCCATAGCTCTTTTAATTATATCTTTAGAAGCACCAGGTATGATTTTAAGATGAATATAATCATTGTAACCATAATCTAAACGTAAAAGCCTGGCTACTTCCACTACTTTTTCCATAGTAGAATCAATATCTCCAGAGATTCCTGAACTTAAAAATAATCCATTAACATAATTATTTTGATAATAATTTAAAAAAAAACGGCTTAATTCTTCAGGAGTTAGTTCCATGCGGGTAAAGTTTCTATCTTTGTGATTAACACAATATTTACAATCGTTGCAGCACTTATTACTCATTAAAACTTTGAATAAGGGTATTTGACAACCATTACTCCCAGTACTATAATAAATACCCGGGAGATTAGGGCGAGATTGTTTCTGATGATTAACATAATCACATAAGTCATATTGTGCAGTGTCACTCAGAATCTGCATTTTACGCATGGTGTTCATTAATTAACTATTATTTTTTTTAGATACTAAATTGTTTATGGTAGTCCATGTGAAGAATAATTTTACAAAAAAAGGATAAAAAGGATAAAAATAGGCATTGTGAAAGATAAAACTTTAGTGAAAATAATTATTTAAAGACAATCATTCATTTACTAGCGATTATAAATTCTAATTAACATGTTAAATTATTAAAAAATGTTTTAAACCAATTTTTTAATTAAAAACACTTAAAAATCATTTTTTTAGTTAAAAAAATATCTTGAACATTTTTTGACTCTGAATAATTCGCATTTTACACTTTAAAATAAATTTCTATTGTTTTTAATAAGGGAACAATCAAACAGAAAGGCCTATTTTTTAAAAAAAATCGGGTATAGGTTCTTAATTCTTATAATTTAAAATCATCATTATATGGTTAATACTTTATTCACCAATACTTTTTAAAAGCGCTTTAATCTTAAAAAAGAGTTCTTAAAAGCCATTTTTCAGGGTTTTGGACCAAAACATTTATATGCCATGGCCATGTGATATGAATTAGTCCAAATGGTACTCTTATGGGGTATTTTTAAAATTTGGGCATGGAGGCGGTACAATTACGCGATACATTAAATATACTCTATTACTCGCAGTAGGGTTAGTGGTTTGTTGTTTGTCTTTTTCACAAGGTATTTCCACAGAATCAGTTCAAAAATTGAACTCTAATAATTCTATAAACGCAGATGAAGATATTTCTATCGTAAATGCGGTTTATAAAAAGAAAAAAATAAAAGTCAAAGTTAAAATAATAGTTAAAAGATGGTATTATTCTGAGACATTGGGTAAGTGGACATACAAAAATGTTACTCGTTATAAATATGTAACTCGATACAAGAAAGTTAAGTCTTCATCAAAAGCTTATTCTTCAAAAGTGGGTGCTTCTTCTATCATAGTAGATTCAGAATATTTGGAATCTCAAGGGCGGTGTTCCTGCAGTTTGCACAAAGACTACAAAGAACACTACTCCAAATTTAAAAATTACTGTCCCTACTGTAAAAAACATGGGACATTAGTCTATGAAGAAGGACGTAGTTGTCCAGAGGGTATGTGGGTCTGCAGTTCGTGTGATGCAGATTACTGTTTAGTTCATGGGAAATCACACACTTCCAAAGCTAAATATCTTAAAAAAGTTAAATCGAAAAAATGAATGAGGATCTAGTTTATAAATCCTCAAATCTCTCATTTTTTTCCCATGTATTGTCCTGAATTAATTTAACTCCTATTTTTGCAATTTCACTGAGGCCACTATTTCTACTCAAATACTTAAATAAAATGGGGAATGAGTATATATTTATGAGAATTGTATTGGCCGGCACCGGGAGTGCTGTGGGAAAAACCACAATTTCCACTGGCATAATGAGTGCTCTTTCTTCAAAAAATAAAATTCAACCTTTTAAAGTAGGACCAGATTACATTGACCCTACTTATCATACTCTAGCCACGGGAAAACCTTCACGTAATTTAGATTCTTTTTTCATGTCTGAAGCCCAGATAAGGGAAGCGTTTTTCAGAGCAATGAAAATATCTAATTCTAAAATCGGCATAATTGAAGGTGTCAGGGGACTTTATGAGGGTATAAGTCCCACAGGAGATGTGGGTAACACTGCGTCAATAGCTAAAGCATTGAATGCTCCTGTTATTCTTATTATGAATGCACGAAGTTTAGTTAAAAGTGCAGCTGCAGTTGTGCTGGGCTTTAAAATGCTGGACCCTGAAATTAAAATTGAAGGTGTTATTTTAAACCAAGTTAAAGGTCAGAGACATTACCTTAAAGCAAAAGAAGCAATAGAAACTCTAACTAATACTCCTGTTATTGGAGGTATTCCCCGGAGTGATTCACTAACAGTTGAACAAAGACACCTGGGTCTGGTTCCAGCAGTTGAAAGAGAGAATTTATTAGGGTTTATTGAAAAATGGAGTCGGGTAGTTGAAGAAAATATTGACCTGGAATTATTAGAAGATATAATGGGCAATGCAGGTAAAATATCATCTGAAAGAGAAGACCTATGGCAGATAACTAATCGAAAAAAAGTAAAGGTAGGGGTGGCCCTGGATGAGATTTTTACATTTTATTATAAAGAAAACTTAGAGGCATTGGAAGATAATTCTGCTAAGGTGATTCCTTTCAGTCCTTATCACGATGAAGAAGTGCCTGATGTAGATGCACTTTATATCGGTGGGGGATATCCTGAAATCTTCGCAGGCGAACTTGAAAAAAATCAGAAAATGCTGCAGTCAGTAAAAAAATTCCATCTTGATGGCAGACCTCTTTATGCGGAGTGTGGAGGATTAATGTATCTCATGCAGTCTATAAACCAGCATAAAATGTCAGGGGTCTTTCCTTATCCTGCGACTATGACTAAAAAGGTGCAGGGGCTGAGTTATGTAATTGCTAAAGCACAAGAGAATAATATTATTTCTAAAAAAGGAGACATTTTCCGGGGGCATGAGTTCCATTACTCTAAAATAAAAACCGATAACCATGCCAAATTTGCATTTGAGATTATCCGTGGAAAAGGAATAATAAATTCTCAAGACGGTATAATGGAAAAAAATACCGTGGCTAGCTATGTTCACACACATGCCGCAGCATGTCCGGGATTTGCAGCTAATTTAACTAAAAATGCCGCAGAATTTTAGAATCATGAAATGTAGATACTATGAAATTTATTAATTCTATAAAAATAGATGTCTTTTCGCCTTACATCATCATATTTGCCCTATTTTTATATATTGTTCTGGCTATTCCTGCGTTTTATTATAATATCCGGGGCTTGAAACAACCATCTATTTGGGTTTTTATTTATATTATATTAGGGAGCATATTTTTTACTTTAGGAATTCAAACTCCCAATTTGCTTATAAAAACTAGATTAAATTCATTTAATTTTTTAGATAGGGTATATGTGGATTATAAAAACTTAAAAGATAAATTTGGAAATATTAGCATAAGTCCTAAATATTTCACTCGCCTGGAACTTATAATTCTGATAATTGTATTGATGGGACTGTTGCTACAAAGTATTAACATTCTAAATTCTGGAGGAATACCTCTTTTCAGTGGCTACTTAAAAGCAAAAGCAGTTACTAAAATCTGGGTTATTTCTTATCTCTTATTTTTGCCTGGAATCAATGTCTTGCTGGCTAAGTTCAATAGAAAGTGGTATTATATATTATTCGTAGTGGGGATGGGGATATTCGCCTTAACGGGGTACAGGACCACTACCATAGTTATCTTACTAAGTGGATTCATTACTCTTTATTATACTCGAAATTTTAAGTGGAGCTATTATTTGGCATTTATTACCGGGCTTTTAATTTTAGGATTATTGGTGGGATACGTCGCTGTTAAATCAATTGAATGGCAGCAGTGGTCTTTAAATCCGTTTGAACTAATATTTTACCGGGCAGGTTATACTTTAACTGTTTTTGATAAATTGTTGGAGTTACCTGGCGCTACTCAGGGTAAATTATTTTATTATTCTATGACTGGATTTTTCCAGTCTGCTGATCCTAGGGCAATTGTAGGGGAAGTAGTTTTGGGATACAAACATTCCACTACATCCACCATATTTGGCCCAAGTATTCTGGATTTTGGAGCATGGGCTATGTTTATCCAGATGTTTTTATTAGGATTAATCCTTCAGTTATGCTATGTTCTACAAAAACTTAAAAAAGGAATTTACACGGCTTTTTATGCAGTTATTCTGGCTCAAACATTAGTTTGGATTGAAACCGGCCCTACTGATTTAGTTGTATGGCTTTTTTACGTAATGGCCTTGGTTGTGATGAGTTATGGATTAATCAAATATGCAAATGATTCAGAGGGGGCAAGCAATTCATGAAAATTGCTGTTGCAGCAGAATTAGCACCTGCAAAATCTATTATTCCTGTGATTAAACGTTTAGATGCTGAAATTTTAGGTCTGGCTCATGGAATTGGTGCTGATGAATTATTAATGCCCTATTGCAACAAGATCAAATTCATTGGTCAGGGGAGAGGGGCTGGTTCTAAAAAAAGATCAAATTCGCAGCTGGCTTATCTAGTAATGATTGATATATTCAAGACCATAAATGCTCTACGGGGGGAAAAAATTGATCTACTTTTAACCTGTGGCAATGCAGGAGATGTTAGGAAAGGCTTGGCAGCAGCTAATATACTGCGAATTCCCACCCTTCATATTGAACAGGATATCTATAATCCTATTGAGCTTATAGCATTTGCAGACATAATCACTGCGCCATCTGAAAATTATAAGAAATATCTTCAAGATAAGTATGGCCTTACAAATATTCGCAATATTGGAGGATACCCTCTTGCAAATTTTCTCACTCCTGTTGATATTATGGACAAAGAGAAAGTTCATCAGTTATATGGTGTAGATGAGTTTATTCTGCTGGCTTTAGGTGGAGATTTAAAGATTGAAGATCTGCCTAATTTAATAAATGCCGTCGAAAGTTTGGAAAAATCAGTTCTTATTGCTCCTTTTAGATTCGATAGGAATCATATTAAAAAAATGGTTAATTCATCAAATATTAAGGTTCTGGAGGGATTTGTTGATCTTCCAAGCATTATGAATGCTTCATCGGCTATGATTTATGGGGCAGGGATGGGCATGACCATTGAAGCCGCGGTTTTAAATGTCCCCTGTCTTAAAATAGCGGGATTTCACCGTAAACATGCCAGTGTTGATCTGGCCACAGAATTGGGGATAAAAATCGTGGAAATTAAAGAGATTCCTCAAAAAATAAATGATTTATCTCATCCACAGGCAAAAAATCTCCTTAAAAATTCTAAAAACGCTACTGATAGCTTGATTAAAATAATAGAAACTTTTAAACATCAATCTCATTCTAAGGGAGGTTATAAAAGTTTAAAAAGGATTTGGGATGCACGGTCTAAATTCCGATGACTGCATTTCTTTGATAAATATTTTTTTTCACTTTTGATTAATTTTCACACTTCAAATAATATTAAATACTAAAATAATTATTACTTATTTAATACACATTTGGAGTTTAGTATTATGGAAAACATTTTAGAAAATGAATCTTGTGAAGAAAAAATCGCTGTACAGAGTACTCCATATAACTGTGGTCCTGCTGCCTTGGTCATAGTGCTTAGAGGAATGGGCATTAATTGTAGTGAACAGGAAATTGCGAATATTGCAGGCACTGATGAGACAGGTACCAGTATGTATGGTTTAATGTGCGCTGCTAGATCTAAGGGAATTGATGCTGTGGGAATGAGAGTTGATATTGAACTTTTGAAGAGAATGGATATTGTTTTCTTAAATTTCGGCGGAAAATTCCACTACAGTGTGATTGACAGAGTAGAAGATAAAGCAGTATTCTTAGCAGACCCTGCTTTGGGAAGAGTTGAATTAACTAAAGAATATTTTAAAAAACTTTACACAGGCAATGCTCTGGTAATTAAAAAAACAGGAATTCGCATAAAAAATCATGAGAAAAATTGATTACTAATTGTGAAAAAGGATCAAATCATAACGTGAGTAATAATAATACTCGAATAAATATTCTATTTTTTAATATTAATTCATAAAAACATGTTACTACTATAAATACTTACTTATCGGATTTAAATCAAAAAGTACTTAATATTATAAGTAGTAACACTTTTTGGTGATCTAATGGTTGTAAAAATCGGTATAATTAAATGTGGTAACATAGGTACATCTCCAGTCTTGGACTTATTACTTGATGAGAGAGCTGACCGGCCAAACATAGATGTTTGTGTAGTAGGTTCTGGGGCTAAGATGAACCCAGAAGAAATTGAAAAAGCCGTACCATTAATGCTTGAAATGGAAAGGGACTTTGTAATATTCATAAGCCCTAACCCAGGTGCTCCAGGTCCTGCTAAAGCAAGAGAATTATTATCTGCTGCAGACGTACCTGCCATCATAATTGGTGACGCTCCAGGGCTACGATCCAAAGACGAAATGGACGAACAAGGTTTAGGTTACATCATCGTTAAAGCCGACCCAATGATCGGTGCACGAAGAGAATTCCTGGACCCAACTGAAATGGCGTCATTCAACGCTGATGTAATTAAAGTATTAGCTTTAACTGGTGCTTACAGAGTTGTACAAAACACAATCGACGCTGCTGTATCTGCTGTTGAAGTAGGAAGCGCAATCGAATTACCTAAAGTGGTAATTTCTAGAGATGTAGCTGTTGCAGCTGCTGAATTCTCCAGCCCATACGCTAAAGCTAAAGCTATGGCTGCTTACGATATCGCTACCAAAGTAGCTGATATTGATGTAGAAGGTTGTTTCATGGTTAGAGATGCAGAAAAATACATACCAATCGTTGCATCTGCTCACGAAATGATTACAACTGCAGCAAAACTCGCAGCTGAAGCTCGAGAAATCGAAAAAGCTAACGATACTGTTGTCCGAACCCCACACGGCGGTAAAGGACAAACCATGGCTAAGTCTGCTTTAATGGACAAACCGGAATAAATTAGCTAACAAGCGGTCCTTTGGACTGCTTATTTTTTTGTTTTTTTAAATAATTCTGCTTTTTTTAAGATTCTTATTTTATATTATTTTTAAAATAAATTTATAAGAAATTTTTCTCATCATATTTTATTTTAAAACGGTTGTAAGTGTTAGGGTAGCTGAAGATAGGTGTATTTATTAATAAATAATTATATATTTAATATTATCCAATATTAATTATCTATTTTATTCATATTTGGGTGAAATCATGATAGAAAACCTTATAGAACGTTTTTTCAAAGCAGCCACTATGGAACGATGGAATGATCATATTCGTCCAGTAGAACTTACTGAATTGGATAAACAAGCACATAAAATGATCATAGCTTATGTTTTGGCTAAAATCGAGGAAGATAGTAGGGGCAAAGGATCTATCAATTGGATAAACCTCATTGAAGGATTTTTATTTGATTTTCTCTATCGTTTAGTTTTAACCGATCTCAAACCATCAGTATTCCACCGTATGATGGATGATAAGAGGGAAGAACTTAATAAGCACGTTTTAAATGAATTAAAAGTTGATTTAGAAGGTTTAAACGACACTCAATTTGAAAATAAATTTAAAACGTATTTATCTAGTAGAGAAACTACTTTAGAACGAAAAATCTTGAGGGCGGCCCATTATCTGGCCACCGACTGGGAATTTAAAATTATTTACAACACGGCTCCTTTTATTTATGGTATAGAAAAAACCAAGGAAAATATTGAAAACCAGATCGAGGATCACTACGACTTAATTGGTGTTCAAAAAATAATGTTAGAAAAGAAATCTTTTGGTTTCATAGATCTCTGTGGACAATTAAGGTTTCAAAAAAGATGGGCTCATTCTCCGAGAATTCCTGAAACATCGGTTTTAGGGCATATGTTGATTGTAGCAGCTACTTCTTATTTGTTCACTATGGAAATTGGAATAATTCCGTGTGAAAAGCGAATCTACAACAACTTCTTTGCGGGGCTGTTCCATGACTTACCTGAAGTATTGACTAAAGATATCATCTCCCCAGTTAAACAATCGGTTGAAGGTTTAGACGACATTATAAAGGAATATGAGGATTATCAGATGAAACGAGAGTTACTTCCTCTTCTTCCAAAGACATGGCACGAAGAAATGCAGTATTTCACGGGAAATGAATTTAAAAACAAAATCAAAGAGAAGGAGGAAATTATTTTTGTTTCATTTAAAGAACTGAATAGAACATACAATAAGAATGAGTTTTTGCCATTAGATGGAGAAATTCTTAAGGCGTGTGATCGTTTAGCTGCTTTCGCTGAGACCAAGATATCATTTCGTCATGGGATAACGTCCAAAGACATGGAAGAAGCTCAAAAAAGCATGATGGATGAGTGGAAATCTAAAAAAGTATCTGGCATTGATTTTGGACAAATTTTCCGAAATTTAGAGAAATTAATTGATAGGTAAGGGATTGTAATGGATCATA includes the following:
- a CDS encoding ParA family protein; this translates as MGEVISIINQKGGCGKTTTAVNLSTALALLDKKVLIIDLDPQGNATTGFGVQKSDLDFTIYSVLSGQNDMQEVIIPTMVEGLFLVPCNISLSGAEVELSREIGYHSILEEAVNEVKEFYDYIIIDVPPSLGILTLNALVASDSVIIPIQAEYYALEGMADLLKTMNLVDERLQSPSPIKGILMTLYDSRTRLGRDVHTEVKKFFGDKEHIFKTTIPRNVRLAEAPSYGKPCILYDQESTGTIAYIKLAQELVKMEEE
- a CDS encoding AAA family ATPase; this translates as MTKKKSSQSKSLGLGMGLDALIKSKTKPASKTPKTVEEKPEKKPAPKKSKPKTKNKAAKKEKARPNKPSKTQVSADDEMLGAVSKTVKNNPRITLWSAQSAAVLRYLKKTQPEFSISNEASKLIDEAVKEKYPEIWDLFNDL
- a CDS encoding putative DNA modification/repair radical SAM protein is translated as MNTMRKMQILSDTAQYDLCDYVNHQKQSRPNLPGIYYSTGSNGCQIPLFKVLMSNKCCNDCKYCVNHKDRNFTRMELTPEELSRFFLNYYQNNYVNGLFLSSGISGDIDSTMEKVVEVARLLRLDYGYNDYIHLKIIPGASKDIIKRAMGLANRVSVNIETATPEGLSELTTTKDYQKDILRRLKWINRIHSKNPKYAPSGQTTQMIIGATDETDEDILNRVKWLYKNLNVKRTYFSSFQPLQETPLENLDEPHPQRSGRLYQADALINSYNFKIDELVFDDSGLLNMDQDPKYTAALNMDIFPLEINQASYKDLLRVPGIGAVSAKRIIAIRKKRPFQKLADLKKVGVVVSRAEPFIKLKGTYQMALDNY
- the cfbB gene encoding Ni-sirohydrochlorin a,c-diamide synthase; protein product: MRIVLAGTGSAVGKTTISTGIMSALSSKNKIQPFKVGPDYIDPTYHTLATGKPSRNLDSFFMSEAQIREAFFRAMKISNSKIGIIEGVRGLYEGISPTGDVGNTASIAKALNAPVILIMNARSLVKSAAAVVLGFKMLDPEIKIEGVILNQVKGQRHYLKAKEAIETLTNTPVIGGIPRSDSLTVEQRHLGLVPAVERENLLGFIEKWSRVVEENIDLELLEDIMGNAGKISSEREDLWQITNRKKVKVGVALDEIFTFYYKENLEALEDNSAKVIPFSPYHDEEVPDVDALYIGGGYPEIFAGELEKNQKMLQSVKKFHLDGRPLYAECGGLMYLMQSINQHKMSGVFPYPATMTKKVQGLSYVIAKAQENNIISKKGDIFRGHEFHYSKIKTDNHAKFAFEIIRGKGIINSQDGIMEKNTVASYVHTHAAACPGFAANLTKNAAEF
- a CDS encoding oligosaccharide repeat unit polymerase family protein, which produces MKFINSIKIDVFSPYIIIFALFLYIVLAIPAFYYNIRGLKQPSIWVFIYIILGSIFFTLGIQTPNLLIKTRLNSFNFLDRVYVDYKNLKDKFGNISISPKYFTRLELIILIIVLMGLLLQSINILNSGGIPLFSGYLKAKAVTKIWVISYLLFLPGINVLLAKFNRKWYYILFVVGMGIFALTGYRTTTIVILLSGFITLYYTRNFKWSYYLAFITGLLILGLLVGYVAVKSIEWQQWSLNPFELIFYRAGYTLTVFDKLLELPGATQGKLFYYSMTGFFQSADPRAIVGEVVLGYKHSTTSTIFGPSILDFGAWAMFIQMFLLGLILQLCYVLQKLKKGIYTAFYAVILAQTLVWIETGPTDLVVWLFYVMALVVMSYGLIKYANDSEGASNS
- a CDS encoding cysteine peptidase family C39 domain-containing protein translates to MENILENESCEEKIAVQSTPYNCGPAALVIVLRGMGINCSEQEIANIAGTDETGTSMYGLMCAARSKGIDAVGMRVDIELLKRMDIVFLNFGGKFHYSVIDRVEDKAVFLADPALGRVELTKEYFKKLYTGNALVIKKTGIRIKNHEKN
- a CDS encoding F420-dependent methylenetetrahydromethanopterin dehydrogenase, with protein sequence MVVKIGIIKCGNIGTSPVLDLLLDERADRPNIDVCVVGSGAKMNPEEIEKAVPLMLEMERDFVIFISPNPGAPGPAKARELLSAADVPAIIIGDAPGLRSKDEMDEQGLGYIIVKADPMIGARREFLDPTEMASFNADVIKVLALTGAYRVVQNTIDAAVSAVEVGSAIELPKVVISRDVAVAAAEFSSPYAKAKAMAAYDIATKVADIDVEGCFMVRDAEKYIPIVASAHEMITTAAKLAAEAREIEKANDTVVRTPHGGKGQTMAKSALMDKPE
- a CDS encoding HD domain-containing protein codes for the protein MIENLIERFFKAATMERWNDHIRPVELTELDKQAHKMIIAYVLAKIEEDSRGKGSINWINLIEGFLFDFLYRLVLTDLKPSVFHRMMDDKREELNKHVLNELKVDLEGLNDTQFENKFKTYLSSRETTLERKILRAAHYLATDWEFKIIYNTAPFIYGIEKTKENIENQIEDHYDLIGVQKIMLEKKSFGFIDLCGQLRFQKRWAHSPRIPETSVLGHMLIVAATSYLFTMEIGIIPCEKRIYNNFFAGLFHDLPEVLTKDIISPVKQSVEGLDDIIKEYEDYQMKRELLPLLPKTWHEEMQYFTGNEFKNKIKEKEEIIFVSFKELNRTYNKNEFLPLDGEILKACDRLAAFAETKISFRHGITSKDMEEAQKSMMDEWKSKKVSGIDFGQIFRNLEKLIDR